CAACCTTTTGTTGCGCCGCCAGCAATTGCCGGCCCGGATTGGGGGGGGGCGGCGGCTGGACTGGCGGGAGTGGGCCTGGCGGTGGAACTGGCGGAGACGCCGACTGACCAGCCAGAGCCTCAAGATCGATCGGCGCGACGGCGGCCCCTTTTGGTAATGTGGGGACGATCTGTAGGAGCTGGGCTTGCAAAGCTTCGATCTCTAATTTGATGTCTGCAGGAACGGTGACCGCGCCCGAAGTAACCGGATTTATAACCCGATCGGTAATCGCTCTTAGGTCCGCTCTTACCTTGGCCTTGGGGAGCTGGGCTCTAATCGCATTAATTAAATTACGGTCGATTCTAATAGCTGTTGGCATTTTTTATCCCCTTATTTATGACATTAATAGCTCCAGGATCTTGGTCCTGGCGGCTAGGCATTGCATATTGATCCATTGGTCGGAGCCGTAACGTTGTTTGATCTCTGCCAGCCGGGTGTTCTCCTGGTTGACGATCGCTTCTTCTTCCGTGGTCAATTCGCCTTCGATGTCGGCCAGGGCGCCTAACGCTCGAAGGTAAGTTCTGACCGATTTAACATCATTAATATCATAGGCCGGCGCCAGAGCGAATCTGGTCGGTGGGGTCGGCGGTTCTGGTTGGGTAGTTTTGACCTTAACTCCGCGAGCGATCGAATCTGGTGTCAGACCGCCTTGCCCATTAAAGAAAAGCGGATCAGTGGAGGGGGCGAAACGATAGCCGCCGATCTCCTGCGGGCTGCGAATAACCATAAAATCTCGTTGGCCATTCGGATAATAATAAACGGTGTTATTGGCGACGATCCCTTCCCATTCCGCCGCCGGGGTGATCGAATAAACCATGCCATTGCCCAAAATTTCCAGTTGAGAGCCGACCGGCAGGTCGGTATAAGCGTTGAGACGGTCGGCGAGCTTGGTGGCATCGGCTGGGACCGTGATGACGAACGATTCGTTGTCTTTATTGATGTCCAGTTTCAAGCCGGCGCCGATCGTGAAATTACCCAAAACCAGATCGGCAGCCGGGGTAATACTTAGCGGCCGGCCGTTATTGAACTGAACGGTTGCTCCGGGTACGAAGTCGACCCCAAACAACGTGAGCGGTTGGTTGTATTTAATGGCGCTGATCGCCTGGTTCTCGTTTAGCCAGAACTGGGAACCGAGGGCGGCGTCATTCATTCTGTCCCCGATGATTATGCTGGCGATTTCTTTGCGCCCGTTATCAAAAATAATGGTTGAGCCGGCCGGGTATTCGTCATAAACCTGCGGATCGCTCTTATCAAAAACCCGAAGAGGGGCGGAAATTTTTATTTTTTCTAGGTCACCGTTAGGGGAAAATATGAGCCGACTGCCGTCCGGAACCGGTTCGGTGAAGTGGGGCAGGGTTAAGCTGCCGTAGAAAACCGCTACGGTTAGTTTGCCGAGGTCGTAGGTTAAGCTGCTCTTAGCCTCATAATTGATCCCGCCGACATTTTTACTCTTGTTGCCTCCAAGCTTCAGCCTGATTGTGACCTTATCATCTTTAAAGCTCAAATTAGTCCGATGCGGATGAGAAAGACCGAACAGGATATGTTGGCCAAAAAGCTCGGCGCTGATCAATTTTCCTTTTTCATAAAACAGATAAGAACCGGTCTTGACGTCAAGGCCGGCGGGAAGGTGCCAGTTCTGGCCGAGTCGGGCGCCGGTCAATTCTTCCTGGTCGTCAACCCACAGCCTGGTGCCGGCGGGGAAATTGGTCCCAGCGATTAATTGGTCGGCCGCTAAACGGAACCCGGAGAGCTTGCCTTCCGGTGAAAAATAAACGGTCGTCCCGGCCGGGAAAAAGTCGCCGCGGAATTTTTTTAGTTCATTTAGTTCAACCGAGCGGAGCGTTGCGGCGTCATCGGCGTAATAGGTGGCGGTATCTTGCGCGATCCTGGTCGGGTTCTTTTCGCCCGGTAAAATCAGCTGAACGGCGGCTTTGGCGGCGGTCGGACGGAAGGTTATTCCCCCATTTTTATCGTCGACCAGGTCGGCGATAATGGCGGTCGCGTTGTCGCCTTCTTTTCCCGCGGCTTTCATGTAATCCAGGGCGGTTTCGGCCAACAGTCGCGCCCTCGCCGCTGCCGGGAGATGGGTGTTATTCCGCAGCAGGCCGCGGAGTTCGTCGAAGGGGATAAAACCGTGCAGACCGTCGGAAGACAACAGGACGGTGTCGCCCGGTCGTAAAGCGATTTGCCGATGGCTGATGTTTTCTTTTTGAGCGGCCAATCTGGCGTCGGGATCGGTCACCGTGGTTTGAGGCAGTAAACCAAGGGCGGTGGTAATAACGTTGGTTGAGCCCGAGTCGGTCCTGGTGAATTCATGATAAGCGGCGGCGTCCGCCCCATTAAAACTATATTCGGAGTTTAGCTTTCCGTTGATGTATAAGTCCGGAACGTTTTTGTCGTTCCTATAGACCGCCGTGTGGAGATGATTGTCCGGGGTGATCAGGATCAAGTCCCCCTCGCGGAGAATATATAGCCTGGCATCGCCGACCCAAGCGACTTGGGCGGTTTTTCCTTCAATAAAGAGAGTGGCGGCGGTCGCCCCCATCTTTTCTAAAGCAAGGTTTTTTGCCGCCCGGTCTTTTATCGCCTGATCGGTTAAGACCAGCGCTTCGGCCGCGTCGAACGGCTTGCGCGGCGATCGGCCGAGATAGGCTTGACGGGTTTTATGAGTGACGATATCGGCCGCGGTCTCGCCGCCGTTATGCCCTCCTATTCCGTCAACCAACCGCAGGTAAAGCGACCGTGTTTTTTTCGGGCCGTCAATGTCGATCGCGGCGGCGTCTTCGTTGTTTTCACGCCCCCCGACCGAGCAGTAACCGCCCAACCCAAAACCAATATTTAAAGGAGTATAAAGGGCCCCTTTAGTTGTCGCGGCATGAGCCGGCATTTTCGGGGTTGCCAGCCGATAGAGGCCGGCAACCAACTTATAAGCCAGGTACGGCAACAACCAAATTGGACCGGACAAAATAAGGCCGGTCCATTTGAGCATGGCTAACGCCCGGCCGGGATGCGCCGGCGCTGGTTTAACGGGGAGAGACGGCTTGACGGGGGCAGGTTGTGACAAGCCCGGGTTTTTGACGGTCGGCGGTTCCGGCTCTTCCGGAAGAAAGTTTATAATGACCGACGCTTGCGGCGGCGGGTTAATTATTGGCGGCGTGGGCGGTAAAACCGGCGCAGGGTTAAGCTCCGCCAGTATTTGGGCAGAGAGCGTTCCGAGTGTCGGATGAGAGGTTAACGGCGATAACGCGTTGGTGATCGCCGTTTCATCGCAGATAACCCCTTTTTGGACCGCGGCCAGCAACTTTTGCGCGTTTTGAAGCCGGACCGCCGCCTCAACATTTCCTCTTTTATTAGTGATAAGAGATAAGAAGGTCCTTTCCGTTTTCTGAAGTTTGGCAAAAGATGGATGGGTTGTTGTTATTCTGGAGATCATGCTGTGCCTCCGTTATCATCAAGATCATTTTGGATATAATCAAAGAGATAGGCCATGGCCGAACGCCCGGCCGCTTTAAGATCCGGGTCTGATTCAACCTTGATGAATCTTTGAAGCACGGGGATTAATAGACTTGCCACGGTCGTGTCATCGACATATTGTTCGATGTTTTGCAGCAGCAGCAGCCGGTCCGGCTTGCTGCCGCTATTTATTGTTTGGACTAATTGTGGGAGCGTCGGGATCGCGGTATTTGACAACAAAGGGTTGGTTGGAGTATTGCCGTCGATATTGGTCGGTTCCTCTCCGCTAAGCCGCGGCTTGGTTTTTTCGTCGTCATCCTGTCCCGGCCTGGTTTCTTCCTCGCTCGATTCTTCGTGGAATGAGAGCTCCGGAGCGGTGAGAAGCTCGGCCTGGATAAAGCTGTCGTCCATAAGTTGGCCGGGAAAATACTGATTGAAAAGCGCCACGATCCTATCCCGCAGCCCGGTAAAATTCTGCGGCCGTTCCGCCGGGTCGATCGAGGTGGCTTCCTGGACCAGCTCGGTGATTGCCCGCTCGACCGGTTCATCGCCCAACGGCAGGAGCCGGTATTTAGCCTTTATGTCATCCATCACGACTTGACTGCCGACCGCTTTGGCTTCGCGATAGGCCTTATAATCGGCGGCGTAGGTGAAGAGCCAGCTGATCTCGGTGATATCCCGTTTGGTTCGTCCATCGACGGCGGTGCCGGGCTGCAAGAGGTTGGGGGAGGTTTTATAAAGTTGACCGTTGTGTTCCCAGATCAAGGCGCTCCCCCTTAGCAAGCGATAAAGGATTACGCCGACCGCGTACAGGTCATGACGGACCAAGATTGGAAAGAGAGTCCCGGCGCTGGCCCGAGCTTCCCGTTCTAGTTTGGTGAGATTCGCGTATTCATGCGGATATTCCGGTGACATGTAGGTAACCGTCCCTTTCAGAATACCGGTTGCCGATTTGTCATCTTTATCGATATTGGCGAGAAGTCCGAAATCGCCGATCTTGATCATTTTGGCCAGCCCGTTTAGGATGACAAAAATATTGCTTAGCTTAAGGTCGCGATGCGTGACCCGCTCATTGGTGATCGCGATCATGGCATCGCAGATCTTGGCGAGGAAAACCAGGGCTTCCTGCGGCGCCAGGCGCCGATTAAGCTTTCGGGCGTATTCTTCCAGGTCGACTCCTTCGATCAATTCCATCACAAAATAAGGGCAGTCCGAAGTTTTTTTGCTGTTCTTTTCGAATCGGCCGAAGGCAAAAGCGTTAACGACCGCCGGGTGGTTAAGCCTTTCCTGAACATCATATTCCTCGCGGAAACTGTCAATTGCCGCGCCGGAACTAAGATGTTGGGGGAGCATAATTTTAACGGCGTAAAATTTGCGGTCTTGAGGGTTGAAAGTCAGATAAACTTCCCCCATTCCGCCGCGACCCAGGAAACAACCGCCGTCGATCAGCGGGGGAACATCCGGATCGGGCAAGCCTTTATCATTTTTTCGATCGGCCAGGGCTTTGATCTTTTGTTTCGCGGCGGCGTTAGCCGGGACGATCACATAAGGGATAATGCTCCCGCTCCTGGCTTGAGGAACCAGGTCAAAACCAAGCTCTTTTGAAGCGGTGTTTATTTCTTCGATCAGGGAGGCAATTTCAGTTTCTTTGGCCAGTTGTTCGGCCGCCGGCAAAGCTAAATATTCATTTAGGGCGTCATAAGCTAATTCCAGGGCAAGAGAATCTGGCCTATCCGTTCTCAGCCCGCTTAATCGGACCAACTCCTGCGCGACTTTATCACGGAGCGCTTGGGGGAGTTTATTTAAGAGATAATCGACTTTTTTATCGTCGCCCAGCTGATGGAGAATGCCCGCGAGGTTCTTTTCCCTTCCCTCGGCCAGTGTTTTGAGCTCTTCGACCGACGAATTGACCCGCAGTCTGCCGACGGCCCGGACCAGGCCGACGATTCCCAGGCCGATTAAGCTGACCAGCGCCGCCGGCGCCCAGACCGGCGCGGTGATCGGGAGGAATGAAAAAGCGGCGGTCATCGTCCAGGAAAAGGGGGTCATAAAGCCGGCGCCGACGCTCAAAGCGACTCCGCTTAGCGTTACCCAATTATTTAACAGGAGCGAATTGTAGCGCTTCTGAAAAGAAGTCATCTTATCATTAAGATGATTGGTTAAGGACCGCGTGGTTAGCCTGTTATTGTTAGGGCGCATGATATTGGTCGCGGTGTTGCCGCTGTTGGCCATAAAAACGATCGTCATGTCTAACGGATTTTCGGGGGATCCGGCGACGGCTGGGGAATATGCTTCCGCCGCGCGGGCGGTAATATTAATAAGCGTTCGACGGCCAAATTGTTCCAACCCGGACAAGGAGAGACCGGCTTTCTCTGTTCCCGGGTAGACGCCGCGCGAAAGACGCCGCGCGGGGAATAGTTCCCTTGCCGGCGATTGTTCGGCCTTAATTCTGTTGATCGGTCTTGTCTGCATCTTTACTCCTTATCATATGTATTATCGTTGACTTTCCGGAAAAATTTCACTTTACTGCGGCCAAACCGTGACCAACGAAGTCAGCTCCGACGTCTTGCCGTTGCTGTCCTCGACGACGACCCGAACGGTATATTTACAGGCGTCGGTCGCGGCGCAGGCAAAAGTGTGCGGCAAGCTGGCGGCACTGCCGCTTTCAATCGCGGACGGGGAGTCGCCCCAGTAGAAAGTGTATTTCACGAGGCTCGCGCCGCTGCCGGTCGGGTAGCTTAGGCCGGCGTCGGCGACCACCGCGAGCGGCGAGGGGCCCTGTCCCGGAGTGATCACCAGGTTCGGGACCGGACTGCCATGAGTGGCGATATAGATCTGGGGATAGAAGTAATATTCCATTCCGTCGATTGTGCTTTTAAGCTTAACGACCATTTGCTTTATCCCCCCGTTGTCAAACTGATGGCTGACGTCGGTCCCCGAACCAAACGGTTTGCCATCGGCAAAATCCCAGGTGATCTCCCAATTCAGCGGGTCGGCGACGGTCAGGCTCATCGGGACCGGAGTGTCTTCTTCCGCCGCCGGGGGAAACAAGATTTGGACGGCCGGCGGGGTGACTGTCTGTTTGACGATGGTGATCATCCAATTGGCCTCGGTCTTAACGGTCGGGTCGTCGATCCGGGCCATGACCAGTTTCACCGGGTAGGCCCCTTCGTTGGCGTAAACCGGTGGGGTTGGGATCGGACCGCTACCAAAGGTTCCATTCCCGAAATCCCAGGTATAGGTGTAGAGCGCTCCGTCGATTACGGCCGCCGATAAAGGGATCCCTTCGTTGACTTTACCGGAGGTTGGTCCGACAATGCCGGCCGGCGGGATGGCGACAGCCTTGTCGTAGACGTTGACTTTCCGGGAAGCGGTGGTCTTAATGTTTCCCTGGCTGTCTTTGACGGTAAAGGTAAAGAGGTATTCACCGGTGTTCGGGAAGTCAAACGAGGCGATCGTTTGGCCGGAGTAGGGAATAGTGACAAAGCCGGACGGATCGTTCGGATCGGGAGCGACCACGCTCCACTCATACTGGTTATTAGGATCGTTATCGCTTGAATAGCCGGTAATATTAGAGACGACGTCTCCCTGATGTAAGGAATATTCAAGGTTGCCGGAGATTGTCGCCTGCGGGATCGCGCCGGCGACTGGATAGATGTTGACCAGGCGGCTGGCGGAGCCGATAAGATTATCGCTGCCGTCAAGGACTTCCAGTTTGAAAGCGTACTCGCCGGTTTGGGCGAAATTAAATGAAGGGATGTCTTTGGCGTCAACGATCTGCTGGGTCAGGTCGGGCTTGGTGATCGTCCAGCGGTATTTGGCGTCGGGATTGGTCGAATCGGTCCAACCGGAAATGTTGGTGGCGGTCTCCCCCTGGGAGTAGGAATACTCCAAACTGCCGTTAATTAAGACCTGCGGTGTTCCGGCATAAGGAGTGTAGATTTCCAGCGGGACCGGCGCGGTATAATCGACGCTGTAAGCATTGCTGACAACCTTCAGATCAACCCGATAACTGCGGGAAACGGCGAAGACCGGCTCAATATTTTTCACGCCGCTATAGACAAAATCATCGACTTGGGTCGGCTGTCCCCCTTGAAGTTCAGTGTGACTGATTCTCCATTCAAGCGTGGCGGCCAGGTCTTCCGGCCAGTCGCGCAAAATGAGGGCGGAAATAGCGATCGGCTTATTAACGAAGAGGCCGTTATTATTGACCCAGCTGACGGCGACCGCTGGGGCCGGGAAGGGGTAGATTTCCAGCGCCTCGGCCCCTTCTTTGGTGACGGTGGCCAGGACTTCCTGATTGGCGTCGAGGACGGTCAATTTGATCGCGTATTTTCCGGCCTCGTCGAAAGTGTGGGAGACGGTTGGCGCCAAGCCTTCGCCGATAAGGAGCGGAGTTGAATAAGGGACGTTGTCTTTGGCGACAACTTCCCAGCGGTAAGCGGCCGCGCCGTCGATGATCAGGGCGTTAAGCGTGATCGGCCGGTGGGCGAGGCGTTCCGAATAAGGAGTGGCGACGGTGAAATCGCCGGTGACCGTCATACTGCCCGACGGCGCGACCGAGATCGTTTCGGTCTTGGCGATCTCATAAGAATTGTCGCCGCCGACCGCTTTGACTTCCAGATAGTAATTGGTGTTGGTCGCGACCTCCGGGAAAGTGAAGCTGAAAGGGTTCGGCTGTCCGCCGGTCCGGCAAGACTGGTCGGCGGCCCCGTCCTCGACCGGCGCGCCGTTGAAAAAGTGATAGAGTTTGAAAGAGCAGATTGCCGCTTCATCTTCCGGGCCGAGTTCCGGGCGGTAATCGCTCGGGATCAGGACCGGGAGGTAGCTTTGTTCCGAAAGCCCTTTGGGATAAAGGTTGCCGTCGATCTTGAGGCCCGGCGCCGGGAAAGGGTAAACGATAATGTCGCTCTTCTGGACGGTGAGCGGTTTTTCCAGTTTCTCTCCAGTGATCGTCAAGGTCGCGGTAAAAGTGCCGTCGCGCATCGGGGTGAAGGCGGCATTGTTGCCGCCGATCGTTAAATTGACCGGGTTGCCGTCCGGGTCCTTGACTTCCCAGCTGTAATTCAAGGTCCCGGCAGGGATTTCACTTGACCAGTTAGGGGAGAGGGTGATGGCCCGGCGGGCGTAGTGGCCGCTGTCTTCGTAACCGACGTTGATTCCGGCCTGATAATTTCCGGAAGCGCCGGTGGAGTCGGTGCTGATCGCGAAATCGTTGAAACTTTGCGATGTAACGATCTTGTTGTCGCCGTCGCGGACGACGAGCTTGATCGGCTTGCCCCACGCTTTATCGGCGTTTTGGGTGGTCGAGAAAACACCGTTGGCGTAAGCCAGGTCAAAGTTGCCATTGCCGGTTTCCAGCCTGACGCTGATCTTGGACGGATCGACGCATTCGGCATTGGCGATCGCGACTTTAAACTCGATCGGGGTCCCGACTGGAATACTGTACTGATTGACGCCATTGGGGATGTTCATCGAAAAACTGCCGATTCCGTCGCCGATGCTTTGGCAGGCGGACGAACCGGCCGGGTTGACGCAGCCAATGAACATTCCCAAAGGGTTAAAGTCGGCCAGGGTTAAGGGTCGGCGGGGCATGATGTTGTTCGGCAGAGGGAGGGATCCACGGGGATCCGCCTCCGGTTTAATGTTTTTTGCGGGAGAACTTGAGGTCGAATCGGCTGGAATACACATCCCGTTCTCGTATTTTCCGACTAAATTGAGGCCGTTATAAATATCCATTTATTTTCTCCCTTTCTTGATCGACGTTCTTTCCATATAATTATCGTTATCTTTTGTTGAAAATTTCAGTTAAAAATGTAAGAACTGGGCAAAGTCCGCGCTTAATCCGACATTCGTGCTCCGGTAAGAGAACTGGTCGGTCGCTTGATAGTTGAGTCCTCCCCAGAGCTGGAAAACCCCGATGGTGCCGGGATTCCATTTGAGCGCCAGATTGGCTCGGAGAGGAACCGGTCCCCAGAATGGATTTGAGCCGCTACCACCGCGCAGATAATCGGGGGTTCCTTCGGATCGGTCATTCCCGACGTTAAATAGGCCGCGGCTGATATCGAGGTCTTTGCCGTTGGCGCCGCCGCCGGGAACCCGCTCATGCTGATAGAAAACAAAGCCCAAGCCTAATTCCGCAGAGAGGGTGTTATGGCTGACCGCGGGGGTCGCTTCGGCCAGATCGCCTTTGATCTTAAGATCAAGGCCGGCGTCTTGCCGGGCCGGAAAGCGGCCGTCGGACAAGAAGTTATAATTGCTGTAGAAACCGTTGGCCTGGACCTGGACCGGCCAACGAGGGAAGAAACCGGCGGAGTTTAAGCCTAAACTTAAATAGGTCGTGTTGAGATCGGAATTATTAAAGTCTCGGCTGTGAGAAGCGGTCCCCAGCGCGTAGCGGGTGAACAATTGGACGCTCCCTTCGACGTTAGGTTGACGGTTGAAGATCGGCTTGGGAGCGGAAGAGTGTGGATCTTGCGCGCCGCTTTGCAGGAAGCGATAATTAAGGTCGAAAGTCATGGTTCGTCTTACCCAGGGTAGGTCGGGATTGGCGCGCAAACCAAGGTAAGCGGCGCCCAGGGAGCGGTTGCCCTGGCTGGAGGTCCGGTTGTCGGCAAAATAGGAGAGGCTGGGAATATATTGGTCGCGCAGGAACGGGAGGGCGAAGCGCGTGGCTAACCGGTCTTCCCTGGAGGCATAGTTGCCGCTCGTTTCTTCGAAATGGGTCGCGGCGACGGAAACATTGGGGGCCAAGACGCTGTTTTCCATTCGGCGCAAAGAAAGGGCGATCTCTTTGAGCGGCCGCCGGATTTGATCAAGATAGAAGCGAGCTTTTTCCAAATATTCGCGCATGGCCGCCTGGTTGTTTTCTTTTTGCTCCAGGGTGGCCAGTCCCAGATAGATCTTGGCAAGTAGTTCCAGCTTGGGGATGGAGCGTTGCGGCAGAGTATCGAGCGTCCGCAGAGCGTGTTCGTAATTTTGTTTGGCGGTCGGGTAATCCATGATCGGCCGGCCGAAATTATAGACCTGGCCGAGCCCGTATTGGATCTTGGCCCGGAGGAGCCGGCTGTCTTTAGTATTGTCATCTTTAACCTTTTTTAAGGCGTCATTATAACGATCTCGGGA
This window of the Candidatus Margulisiibacteriota bacterium genome carries:
- a CDS encoding serine/threonine-protein kinase, whose product is MQTRPINRIKAEQSPARELFPARRLSRGVYPGTEKAGLSLSGLEQFGRRTLINITARAAEAYSPAVAGSPENPLDMTIVFMANSGNTATNIMRPNNNRLTTRSLTNHLNDKMTSFQKRYNSLLLNNWVTLSGVALSVGAGFMTPFSWTMTAAFSFLPITAPVWAPAALVSLIGLGIVGLVRAVGRLRVNSSVEELKTLAEGREKNLAGILHQLGDDKKVDYLLNKLPQALRDKVAQELVRLSGLRTDRPDSLALELAYDALNEYLALPAAEQLAKETEIASLIEEINTASKELGFDLVPQARSGSIIPYVIVPANAAAKQKIKALADRKNDKGLPDPDVPPLIDGGCFLGRGGMGEVYLTFNPQDRKFYAVKIMLPQHLSSGAAIDSFREEYDVQERLNHPAVVNAFAFGRFEKNSKKTSDCPYFVMELIEGVDLEEYARKLNRRLAPQEALVFLAKICDAMIAITNERVTHRDLKLSNIFVILNGLAKMIKIGDFGLLANIDKDDKSATGILKGTVTYMSPEYPHEYANLTKLEREARASAGTLFPILVRHDLYAVGVILYRLLRGSALIWEHNGQLYKTSPNLLQPGTAVDGRTKRDITEISWLFTYAADYKAYREAKAVGSQVVMDDIKAKYRLLPLGDEPVERAITELVQEATSIDPAERPQNFTGLRDRIVALFNQYFPGQLMDDSFIQAELLTAPELSFHEESSEEETRPGQDDDEKTKPRLSGEEPTNIDGNTPTNPLLSNTAIPTLPQLVQTINSGSKPDRLLLLQNIEQYVDDTTVASLLIPVLQRFIKVESDPDLKAAGRSAMAYLFDYIQNDLDDNGGTA
- a CDS encoding PP2C family serine/threonine-protein phosphatase, which encodes MISRITTTHPSFAKLQKTERTFLSLITNKRGNVEAAVRLQNAQKLLAAVQKGVICDETAITNALSPLTSHPTLGTLSAQILAELNPAPVLPPTPPIINPPPQASVIINFLPEEPEPPTVKNPGLSQPAPVKPSLPVKPAPAHPGRALAMLKWTGLILSGPIWLLPYLAYKLVAGLYRLATPKMPAHAATTKGALYTPLNIGFGLGGYCSVGGRENNEDAAAIDIDGPKKTRSLYLRLVDGIGGHNGGETAADIVTHKTRQAYLGRSPRKPFDAAEALVLTDQAIKDRAAKNLALEKMGATAATLFIEGKTAQVAWVGDARLYILREGDLILITPDNHLHTAVYRNDKNVPDLYINGKLNSEYSFNGADAAAYHEFTRTDSGSTNVITTALGLLPQTTVTDPDARLAAQKENISHRQIALRPGDTVLLSSDGLHGFIPFDELRGLLRNNTHLPAAARARLLAETALDYMKAAGKEGDNATAIIADLVDDKNGGITFRPTAAKAAVQLILPGEKNPTRIAQDTATYYADDAATLRSVELNELKKFRGDFFPAGTTVYFSPEGKLSGFRLAADQLIAGTNFPAGTRLWVDDQEELTGARLGQNWHLPAGLDVKTGSYLFYEKGKLISAELFGQHILFGLSHPHRTNLSFKDDKVTIRLKLGGNKSKNVGGINYEAKSSLTYDLGKLTVAVFYGSLTLPHFTEPVPDGSRLIFSPNGDLEKIKISAPLRVFDKSDPQVYDEYPAGSTIIFDNGRKEIASIIIGDRMNDAALGSQFWLNENQAISAIKYNQPLTLFGVDFVPGATVQFNNGRPLSITPAADLVLGNFTIGAGLKLDINKDNESFVITVPADATKLADRLNAYTDLPVGSQLEILGNGMVYSITPAAEWEGIVANNTVYYYPNGQRDFMVIRSPQEIGGYRFAPSTDPLFFNGQGGLTPDSIARGVKVKTTQPEPPTPPTRFALAPAYDINDVKSVRTYLRALGALADIEGELTTEEEAIVNQENTRLAEIKQRYGSDQWINMQCLAARTKILELLMS
- a CDS encoding PKD domain-containing protein, with amino-acid sequence MDIYNGLNLVGKYENGMCIPADSTSSSPAKNIKPEADPRGSLPLPNNIMPRRPLTLADFNPLGMFIGCVNPAGSSACQSIGDGIGSFSMNIPNGVNQYSIPVGTPIEFKVAIANAECVDPSKISVRLETGNGNFDLAYANGVFSTTQNADKAWGKPIKLVVRDGDNKIVTSQSFNDFAISTDSTGASGNYQAGINVGYEDSGHYARRAITLSPNWSSEIPAGTLNYSWEVKDPDGNPVNLTIGGNNAAFTPMRDGTFTATLTITGEKLEKPLTVQKSDIIVYPFPAPGLKIDGNLYPKGLSEQSYLPVLIPSDYRPELGPEDEAAICSFKLYHFFNGAPVEDGAADQSCRTGGQPNPFSFTFPEVATNTNYYLEVKAVGGDNSYEIAKTETISVAPSGSMTVTGDFTVATPYSERLAHRPITLNALIIDGAAAYRWEVVAKDNVPYSTPLLIGEGLAPTVSHTFDEAGKYAIKLTVLDANQEVLATVTKEGAEALEIYPFPAPAVAVSWVNNNGLFVNKPIAISALILRDWPEDLAATLEWRISHTELQGGQPTQVDDFVYSGVKNIEPVFAVSRSYRVDLKVVSNAYSVDYTAPVPLEIYTPYAGTPQVLINGSLEYSYSQGETATNISGWTDSTNPDAKYRWTITKPDLTQQIVDAKDIPSFNFAQTGEYAFKLEVLDGSDNLIGSASRLVNIYPVAGAIPQATISGNLEYSLHQGDVVSNITGYSSDNDPNNQYEWSVVAPDPNDPSGFVTIPYSGQTIASFDFPNTGEYLFTFTVKDSQGNIKTTASRKVNVYDKAVAIPPAGIVGPTSGKVNEGIPLSAAVIDGALYTYTWDFGNGTFGSGPIPTPPVYANEGAYPVKLVMARIDDPTVKTEANWMITIVKQTVTPPAVQILFPPAAEEDTPVPMSLTVADPLNWEITWDFADGKPFGSGTDVSHQFDNGGIKQMVVKLKSTIDGMEYYFYPQIYIATHGSPVPNLVITPGQGPSPLAVVADAGLSYPTGSGASLVKYTFYWGDSPSAIESGSAASLPHTFACAATDACKYTVRVVVEDSNGKTSELTSLVTVWPQ